From the genome of Chitinispirillales bacterium ANBcel5, one region includes:
- a CDS encoding 50S ribosomal protein L25, which yields MDIIKLQARERTDSGKSYTRKARAQGWVPAIYYGHDQDPVKIEVSSKDFSAIARAKQLSHLIDLGLDKDGDSVAVIREIQRNVLKNDVYFHIDFLHVAMDKTVTVDVPVEVTGVPVGVKVDNGILGHPVRTVMVECMPRDIPEKISIDVSELKVGDSIHVRDVTVPNLKLKDPADEVLAVVTPPTREAEETSEEGGAE from the coding sequence TTGGATATCATTAAATTGCAGGCACGTGAGCGTACTGATTCGGGTAAATCTTACACCCGCAAAGCGCGTGCTCAGGGATGGGTCCCGGCAATCTATTACGGTCACGATCAGGATCCAGTGAAAATTGAGGTCTCAAGCAAAGACTTCTCGGCTATTGCAAGGGCAAAACAGCTCTCTCATCTTATTGATTTGGGCCTGGACAAAGATGGTGATTCTGTAGCAGTAATTCGTGAAATACAGAGAAATGTACTTAAAAACGATGTGTATTTTCATATCGACTTTTTGCATGTGGCTATGGATAAAACTGTAACGGTTGATGTGCCAGTTGAAGTTACTGGAGTGCCGGTAGGTGTAAAAGTTGATAATGGTATTCTTGGGCATCCGGTTAGAACTGTTATGGTCGAGTGTATGCCAAGAGACATTCCTGAAAAAATTTCCATTGATGTCTCTGAGCTGAAGGTTGGAGATTCCATCCATGTGCGCGATGTTACTGTTCCAAATCTTAAATTAAAAGATCCTGCAGATGAAGTACTTGCAGTTGTAACTCCACCTACCCGCGAAGCTGAAGAAACCAGTGAAGAAGGCGGTGCAGAGTAA
- the pth gene encoding aminoacyl-tRNA hydrolase yields the protein MNILKLFGILSGKKTPKFKPQKLIAGLGNPGDEYHNTRHNVGFMISDRLGSILNEQLKFSAYNSECKSGFANEQPVLLIKPQTYMNRSGSAIETAVEDYSLSASDVLVIVDDFNLPLGTLRFRRGGSHGGHNGLKSIISQIGSDFSRLRVGIGPLPTNSAVIDFVLGDFSETEMQLVDKVISKAVIAIQFMLKNGLDSAMNEYNSLVIE from the coding sequence ATGAATATACTAAAGCTCTTTGGAATACTTTCAGGTAAAAAAACACCAAAATTTAAGCCGCAGAAACTCATTGCAGGATTGGGAAACCCAGGTGATGAGTATCATAATACCAGGCATAATGTTGGATTTATGATCTCTGATAGATTGGGTTCCATTCTTAATGAGCAGTTGAAATTCAGTGCGTACAATTCAGAGTGCAAAAGTGGTTTTGCAAACGAACAACCAGTCCTGCTTATTAAGCCTCAAACCTATATGAACAGAAGCGGTTCAGCGATTGAAACAGCGGTAGAGGATTACTCGTTATCTGCTTCTGATGTATTGGTAATAGTGGATGATTTTAATTTGCCTCTGGGCACACTAAGATTTCGTAGGGGAGGCTCTCACGGCGGACACAATGGGCTAAAGTCTATTATATCCCAAATCGGATCCGATTTTTCGAGATTACGTGTAGGTATAGGGCCTTTGCCCACTAACAGTGCCGTCATAGACTTCGTTTTGGGAGATTTTTCAGAAACTGAAATGCAACTGGTAGATAAAGTTATTTCCAAAGCAGTCATTGCTATTCAATTTATGTTGAAAAATGGACTGGATAGCGCAATGAACGAATACAATTCTTTAGTTATAGAATAG
- a CDS encoding methyltransferase domain-containing protein, with translation MNSDHSFVDSKYLQSLADKIRPVKIRSYELMNLKPDSIVLDVGCGPGIDTATLFTQKVNQGIVVGVDIDSNMVKAAQNATKDTTRIGYFQANSYCLPFSHQSFDSVRSERLLQHLDQPQCAIAEMKRVCRKNGIIVVVDCDHSSLSIDTTQKDIEWKLRRSRTEQIPNGYSGRNLFRLLKKQGLCGVAIELHTIAVHSYHLFRKFSCMDEAEQKALSSGCITENELIKLNEELIDYDKKGVFTAYTVFIIASGKRKR, from the coding sequence ATGAATTCAGATCATAGCTTTGTTGACTCAAAATATCTGCAATCTTTAGCTGATAAAATAAGACCTGTAAAAATCCGGTCCTATGAGTTAATGAATTTAAAGCCCGACTCCATTGTACTTGATGTGGGCTGTGGACCTGGTATTGATACAGCTACCCTTTTCACCCAAAAAGTTAATCAAGGAATAGTAGTAGGTGTTGATATTGATTCAAACATGGTTAAAGCGGCACAAAATGCAACTAAGGACACCACAAGAATCGGTTATTTTCAGGCCAACTCCTATTGTCTGCCCTTTTCGCACCAAAGTTTTGATTCTGTTCGTAGCGAAAGATTGCTTCAACATTTAGATCAACCTCAATGTGCTATTGCAGAGATGAAAAGGGTATGCAGAAAAAACGGTATTATCGTTGTAGTTGATTGTGATCATAGCTCATTATCAATTGATACAACCCAAAAAGATATAGAATGGAAATTAAGACGCTCAAGAACTGAGCAGATTCCAAATGGTTATTCGGGGAGAAATCTTTTTAGACTTTTAAAAAAGCAGGGATTATGTGGTGTTGCAATAGAACTGCATACAATCGCAGTACACAGCTACCACCTTTTCAGAAAATTTTCATGCATGGATGAAGCTGAGCAAAAAGCACTCAGTTCAGGCTGTATTACGGAAAATGAGTTGATTAAGTTAAATGAAGAACTAATCGATTACGATAAAAAAGGTGTTTTTACAGCGTATACCGTTTTCATCATAGCATCCGGTAAGCGCAAACGATAA
- a CDS encoding toxin-antitoxin system YwqK family antitoxin, protein MKFKALLALFGCIAVVGCTSSTPEEFVEETYDCGAKRKVNTFVGRRDNIIRTTFYFQDGQVQSDQFFKNGEPDSIMVIFNPDGSKLQETHFSSGKRHGVRRVWHENGQLQSETMYEYDSPVGEVITYYDDGTKKSEVTYVDGNRHGKEITYFPCGQEERVRIFDMGLPHGEDLEYYENGQLKSKRMWKSNVLHGPYVRYHENGRVNEKGTFVDGAYDGERVRYNSHGRRTALVTYENGEMIEGESF, encoded by the coding sequence ATGAAATTCAAGGCTTTACTTGCACTTTTTGGATGCATTGCCGTGGTTGGGTGTACCAGCAGCACTCCGGAAGAATTTGTAGAAGAAACTTACGATTGTGGCGCAAAGCGTAAGGTTAATACATTTGTTGGAAGAAGAGATAATATCATTCGAACAACCTTCTACTTCCAGGATGGACAGGTTCAGTCAGATCAATTTTTTAAAAATGGTGAACCCGATAGTATTATGGTTATCTTCAACCCCGATGGAAGCAAGCTTCAGGAAACGCATTTCTCTTCGGGCAAAAGGCATGGAGTAAGAAGGGTGTGGCATGAAAATGGCCAACTTCAAAGTGAAACGATGTATGAATATGATAGTCCTGTAGGCGAAGTTATTACCTATTATGATGATGGAACAAAAAAATCAGAAGTAACGTATGTTGATGGCAACAGACATGGAAAAGAAATCACCTATTTCCCATGCGGACAAGAGGAGAGAGTGAGAATTTTCGATATGGGTTTACCGCATGGTGAAGATTTAGAGTATTATGAAAACGGCCAGTTGAAAAGTAAAAGGATGTGGAAAAGTAATGTACTTCATGGTCCATATGTTAGGTATCATGAAAATGGTAGAGTAAATGAAAAGGGAACCTTTGTAGATGGAGCGTACGACGGTGAAAGAGTGAGGTATAACAGTCATGGTCGCCGAACAGCCCTTGTAACCTATGAAAATGGTGAAATGATTGAAGGTGAAAGCTTTTAA
- the rpsR gene encoding 30S ribosomal protein S18, translating into MAFVRRRMKKVCWFEQNKVKPDYKDIKTISRFITERGKIVPRRLSGVSAKNQRKLAMAIKRARHLALLPFVSENIK; encoded by the coding sequence ATGGCATTTGTTAGAAGAAGAATGAAGAAAGTGTGCTGGTTTGAGCAAAATAAGGTCAAACCTGACTATAAAGATATCAAAACAATTAGCAGATTTATTACCGAACGAGGTAAAATAGTTCCACGCAGACTCTCCGGTGTTTCTGCTAAAAACCAGAGAAAGCTGGCAATGGCGATTAAGCGTGCCAGGCACTTGGCTTTGTTACCATTTGTATCTGAAAACATCAAATAG
- the dapA gene encoding 4-hydroxy-tetrahydrodipicolinate synthase has protein sequence MKLQGCYVAIITPFTADGKIDEEGLRSNIEFIIKKGAAGIVPCGTTGESATLNWEEHNRVVKIAVEQAKGRVQVIAGAGSNNTQEAVSAAKDAAENGADAILSITPYYNKPTQEGLYQHFSAVSNNSKLPIVVYNVPGRTGINLLPETLERLCDFENIVAVKEASNDVAQVSQIHRRCGDRLTILSGDDGLTLPILSVGGKGVISVIGNIVPDKMSAMIENYLKGEHESALKIHEELLPLTKIVFIESNPVPIKEAMSYYGLHGGTVRLPLVSMLESNKEQLLNVLKSYSVSVS, from the coding sequence ATGAAATTACAAGGATGCTATGTAGCTATCATTACTCCATTTACAGCTGATGGGAAAATTGATGAAGAAGGTTTAAGGTCAAATATAGAATTTATTATCAAAAAAGGTGCTGCAGGTATAGTGCCATGTGGCACAACTGGCGAATCTGCCACTCTTAACTGGGAAGAGCACAATAGGGTTGTTAAAATTGCTGTTGAGCAGGCCAAAGGAAGAGTGCAGGTTATTGCAGGAGCTGGATCCAATAACACTCAAGAAGCCGTTTCTGCTGCAAAAGATGCCGCAGAGAATGGTGCAGATGCAATCCTGAGTATCACTCCTTATTATAATAAACCAACCCAGGAAGGGTTGTATCAGCACTTTTCAGCTGTTTCAAACAATTCAAAATTACCCATTGTAGTGTACAATGTTCCCGGAAGAACTGGTATTAATCTTCTTCCGGAAACACTTGAAAGATTATGTGATTTTGAAAACATCGTTGCTGTAAAGGAAGCAAGTAACGATGTTGCCCAGGTTTCTCAAATTCACAGAAGGTGTGGGGATCGATTAACAATCTTATCAGGTGATGATGGTTTAACTCTGCCCATTCTATCTGTGGGAGGTAAGGGTGTTATATCAGTGATTGGCAACATCGTGCCGGATAAAATGAGTGCGATGATTGAAAACTACCTCAAAGGTGAACACGAATCTGCCCTTAAAATTCATGAAGAGCTTCTTCCATTAACAAAAATCGTCTTTATTGAAAGCAACCCTGTACCCATTAAAGAGGCTATGTCTTATTACGGGCTCCATGGAGGGACTGTGCGGCTTCCTCTCGTTTCAATGCTCGAAAGCAATAAAGAACAACTACTAAACGTACTAAAATCGTACTCTGTTTCTGTATCCTGA
- the rpsF gene encoding 30S ribosomal protein S6, with product MKRPYESMFVFDGTLPEDAIEKEQKQVEEFLSANADFEKADVWGKKQLAYPIKKKKSGYYVLFLYQGEGTVPAALEKHIKLNESVLRHLTVLRDLKNEAAREALVARREQKVEAQESSEAETESSTAEKE from the coding sequence GTGAAGCGACCTTATGAATCAATGTTCGTATTTGACGGAACTCTTCCGGAGGATGCGATAGAAAAAGAGCAAAAGCAGGTAGAAGAGTTTCTTTCTGCTAACGCAGATTTTGAGAAAGCTGATGTTTGGGGAAAAAAACAGCTTGCTTACCCCATTAAAAAGAAAAAATCTGGCTACTATGTGCTATTCCTTTATCAGGGAGAGGGTACCGTTCCGGCAGCACTTGAAAAACATATCAAACTGAATGAGTCGGTACTTAGACATTTAACTGTACTAAGAGATCTGAAAAACGAAGCTGCAAGAGAGGCACTTGTTGCTCGTAGAGAGCAGAAGGTTGAGGCTCAAGAGAGCTCTGAAGCTGAAACCGAAAGCAGTACGGCTGAGAAAGAATAA
- the nrdR gene encoding transcriptional regulator NrdR: MRCPFCNYEEDKVVDSRTSKEGQAVRRRRECLDCGKRFTTYEYIESISLTIIKHDQRRESFDRQKLFQGIVAACKKRPISTKKIESVVDKIENQIEKYGKSEIPSTEIGKMVMKELYALDEIAYIRFASVYRKFKDVSEFISEVKEIESKIEPLTNLK; the protein is encoded by the coding sequence ATGCGCTGCCCTTTTTGCAATTACGAAGAAGACAAAGTTGTAGATTCCAGAACCAGTAAGGAAGGACAGGCGGTTAGGAGGCGGCGTGAATGCCTTGATTGCGGAAAACGTTTTACCACCTATGAGTACATAGAAAGCATCTCTTTAACAATCATAAAACACGATCAAAGAAGAGAGTCTTTTGATAGACAAAAACTGTTTCAGGGAATTGTCGCTGCATGTAAAAAGAGACCAATAAGCACTAAAAAAATTGAAAGTGTAGTAGATAAAATAGAAAATCAGATTGAAAAATATGGAAAATCTGAAATCCCAAGCACTGAAATAGGCAAAATGGTAATGAAGGAATTATATGCACTGGATGAAATCGCATATATTCGCTTCGCTTCTGTTTACAGAAAATTTAAGGATGTTTCTGAATTTATTTCAGAGGTAAAAGAGATAGAATCAAAAATTGAGCCGCTGACAAATTTAAAATAA
- the rplI gene encoding 50S ribosomal protein L9, which yields MEVVLMKDYGNLGKAMDVVAVKDGYARNFLIPSQIAVPATEGNKKVVAQVKETAEHKEEKKIKEARQLAKKIEQVPCTIPVKVGEEDKIYGSVSAQEISDFLKKEGFDVEKRNVDLDEPIKSLGVYSIKINLYKDVYAKLKVWVVKEEK from the coding sequence ATGGAAGTAGTTCTCATGAAAGATTATGGAAACCTCGGCAAGGCAATGGACGTCGTTGCTGTGAAGGATGGATATGCAAGAAATTTTCTTATACCATCACAAATTGCCGTTCCAGCTACCGAGGGTAATAAAAAAGTAGTTGCTCAGGTAAAAGAAACTGCTGAGCATAAAGAAGAGAAAAAGATTAAAGAAGCTCGTCAATTAGCAAAGAAAATTGAACAGGTCCCCTGTACTATTCCGGTTAAAGTGGGTGAAGAGGATAAAATTTATGGGTCTGTATCAGCTCAGGAGATCTCAGACTTTCTTAAAAAGGAAGGTTTTGATGTCGAAAAGAGAAATGTTGATCTTGATGAGCCGATAAAGAGTCTTGGTGTCTATTCTATAAAGATAAATCTCTATAAAGATGTGTATGCTAAGTTGAAGGTATGGGTGGTAAAAGAGGAAAAATAG
- the dacB gene encoding D-alanyl-D-alanine carboxypeptidase/D-alanyl-D-alanine-endopeptidase, which translates to MSRGGILYFSLFLVLIPVLDSWGNKQEIVEELLKRNGYTTGGIGVVIKDLETDSVLVSVNSDSLFNPASVLKLLTSAAALDILGPSYRFSTRVFIDSTFYSDSGVVDGNIYIQGRGDPGLNAQRLWLFVQQLYHRGVRKINGDLILDDFYFDTVSVGPGYTNTLTSRAYSPLISSLSANFSSVAIHKRSGQDIGSPVIVDIFPRIDGVTIKSTAKTTSPGLRSNLDVSTSSVSGQTQVNVRGVMSALDRPHYTYRKVWQTWEIFGGVIRDLFNGAGIEFNGQTLRERVPESLEEEGAFYVFRSQPLIESVEAMLKYSSNFASEMVLKTISAEKNAIPGSWSGGVEVLREWWNKNEFPGELVLNNGSGMGDVNRISADQIVNLLSYISQQRTYFPDLLSSLAIAGVDGTLDRRFRRSRLKGIVRAKTGTLNSLNVSTLAGYVLLEDRTYAFAILCNGIGNGQFDNWVMQEKILESVSTGVRWN; encoded by the coding sequence ATGAGCAGGGGTGGTATTCTCTATTTTTCACTTTTTCTTGTATTAATACCTGTCTTAGATTCCTGGGGCAATAAACAGGAGATCGTTGAAGAATTGCTTAAAAGAAATGGTTACACTACTGGTGGCATTGGAGTAGTAATTAAAGATTTGGAGACAGATTCTGTTTTAGTCTCAGTGAACAGTGACTCTCTTTTTAATCCCGCCTCTGTTTTGAAACTGCTAACCAGTGCAGCTGCACTGGATATTTTAGGTCCCAGCTACCGGTTTTCTACACGAGTGTTCATTGATAGTACCTTTTATAGTGACTCTGGAGTGGTAGATGGAAATATCTACATCCAGGGAAGGGGAGATCCGGGGCTAAATGCTCAAAGATTATGGCTCTTTGTTCAGCAGCTCTATCATAGAGGAGTAAGAAAAATAAATGGTGATCTTATTTTAGATGATTTTTACTTTGATACCGTTTCTGTTGGACCGGGATACACAAATACTTTGACAAGTCGTGCCTATTCACCTCTTATAAGTTCTCTTTCGGCAAATTTTAGCTCAGTAGCTATTCATAAGCGATCGGGGCAGGACATAGGTTCACCGGTAATAGTAGATATATTTCCCCGAATAGATGGGGTTACGATAAAATCTACTGCCAAAACCACTTCCCCTGGGCTTAGAAGTAATTTGGATGTATCTACTTCATCTGTATCCGGTCAAACACAGGTTAATGTAAGAGGGGTAATGTCGGCTCTTGATAGGCCTCACTATACCTATCGAAAGGTTTGGCAGACATGGGAAATTTTTGGTGGCGTAATAAGGGATCTTTTTAACGGGGCTGGAATAGAATTCAATGGCCAGACTCTTAGAGAAAGAGTACCGGAATCGCTTGAAGAGGAGGGGGCGTTTTATGTTTTCAGGAGTCAACCTCTAATCGAATCTGTGGAAGCGATGTTGAAATATTCAAGCAATTTTGCGTCTGAAATGGTTCTTAAGACCATTTCTGCAGAAAAAAATGCTATACCAGGCTCCTGGAGTGGAGGTGTAGAAGTCTTAAGAGAATGGTGGAATAAGAATGAATTTCCAGGAGAACTTGTATTAAACAATGGTTCAGGTATGGGAGATGTGAACAGAATAAGTGCCGATCAAATCGTTAATCTACTCTCTTACATTTCACAACAAAGGACATATTTTCCTGATCTTCTCAGCTCACTTGCAATCGCAGGTGTTGATGGTACTTTGGATAGAAGGTTTCGACGATCGAGACTCAAGGGTATTGTAAGGGCTAAAACGGGTACACTGAACTCGCTTAATGTAAGTACTCTTGCGGGTTACGTATTGCTTGAAGATCGAACGTATGCTTTTGCAATTCTATGCAATGGAATAGGAAACGGACAATTTGACAATTGGGTCATGCAGGAAAAAATATTAGAAAGCGTTTCAACCGGGGTTAGATGGAATTAG
- the dapB gene encoding 4-hydroxy-tetrahydrodipicolinate reductase — protein sequence MKTEIIIVGALGRMGVEIAKVALADEDVSIAACVEYPSHPSVGKDYGECIGVGHLGIAVAPSLDEINLEKKVVIDFSSIESTRANLKNLPEKGNFSMVIGTTGLQEDDYQLAQNASKHIAVLVSPNTSLGVNLLFSLTELVASSLKDRFDMEIIEAHHRFKKDSPSGTAKRLGEIISSVLEKSYDEAVVDGRSGMASQTRPATEVGMHAVRGGDIVGDHTVLFAGIGERIELRHMAHSRSTFARGAVETAKWISSKDVGFYSMKDVLGI from the coding sequence ATGAAAACTGAAATAATTATAGTAGGTGCCCTTGGGCGTATGGGGGTTGAGATCGCAAAAGTGGCACTTGCTGATGAAGATGTAAGTATTGCAGCATGTGTTGAATATCCCTCACATCCTTCTGTTGGCAAGGATTACGGGGAATGTATTGGGGTCGGTCATTTGGGGATTGCTGTAGCGCCTTCGCTTGATGAGATCAACCTTGAAAAAAAAGTGGTTATTGACTTCTCTTCAATAGAGTCAACCAGAGCTAACTTGAAAAACTTGCCTGAAAAAGGGAACTTCTCAATGGTTATTGGAACAACCGGGCTGCAGGAGGATGATTACCAATTAGCCCAAAATGCATCCAAACATATAGCTGTTCTGGTAAGTCCTAACACAAGCCTTGGTGTTAATTTATTGTTCTCTCTTACTGAGCTTGTCGCTTCGAGTCTTAAAGATCGTTTTGATATGGAAATTATTGAAGCGCATCACAGGTTTAAAAAGGATTCTCCAAGTGGGACGGCAAAAAGATTAGGTGAAATTATCTCTTCGGTTCTTGAAAAGAGCTATGATGAAGCTGTGGTGGATGGTCGCTCTGGAATGGCTTCCCAAACCCGGCCCGCTACTGAGGTGGGTATGCACGCTGTCAGAGGTGGGGACATTGTAGGAGATCATACCGTTCTCTTTGCCGGAATTGGGGAAAGAATAGAGTTACGCCACATGGCACATAGCAGATCCACGTTTGCACGTGGCGCGGTTGAGACTGCAAAATGGATTTCTTCAAAAGATGTGGGTTTCTATAGCATGAAAGATGTGCTCGGAATATAA
- a CDS encoding SpoVG family protein, giving the protein MKITEVRIALNNQNKLKAYASITIDDCFVIRGLKVINGSQGYFVSMPCRRRRDGSFQDLAHPITNEMRIEIENRVLDAFEDKINRCNENESILFGNIVTSS; this is encoded by the coding sequence GTGAAAATCACAGAAGTGCGTATCGCGCTGAATAATCAAAACAAACTTAAAGCTTACGCCAGTATTACTATAGACGATTGTTTTGTCATCAGAGGACTTAAGGTGATAAATGGAAGTCAGGGGTATTTTGTCTCAATGCCTTGCAGGCGCAGAAGGGATGGTTCATTTCAGGATCTGGCGCATCCTATAACCAATGAAATGCGAATTGAAATCGAGAACAGGGTTCTTGATGCTTTTGAAGATAAAATAAACAGGTGTAATGAAAATGAAAGCATTTTGTTTGGCAACATCGTCACATCTTCCTAA
- the argF gene encoding ornithine carbamoyltransferase produces the protein MTVQKKDLLTLLDSSADEIIGMIKLAKELKEERYTIKNSIFSQKTGVLIFEKPSLRTRITFETAINELGGHAINLESQMVGMGKRECVEDVARNLERWVHLIVARTYSHSTVEQLARYCSIPVINALTDTFHPCQAMAFGLTLYEKLSFDKKRNVVFIGDGNNVCNSIMALCSKLGFNFTVVCPKGYEPDPVIQKRCQEEFKKSGGSLTLTNQMSPSIETADVLYTDVWTSMGQESESEKRKKDFSGFQVNMDTLSRAQPDILVTHCLPAHRGEEITSDVLDSDHSIAFDEAENRLHAQKAIIVNLLSFNNG, from the coding sequence ATGACTGTTCAAAAAAAGGATCTTCTTACACTTCTCGATTCCTCAGCCGATGAAATAATCGGCATGATCAAACTTGCAAAAGAATTGAAAGAGGAACGCTACACCATTAAAAATTCGATTTTTTCACAAAAAACAGGTGTACTAATATTTGAAAAGCCCTCGCTCCGTACAAGAATTACCTTTGAAACCGCAATAAATGAATTGGGGGGACATGCCATTAACCTGGAAAGCCAAATGGTTGGAATGGGTAAACGGGAGTGTGTAGAGGATGTGGCTCGAAATCTTGAACGCTGGGTACACCTTATAGTTGCCCGTACCTATAGTCACAGCACTGTTGAACAACTTGCCCGATATTGCTCTATTCCGGTTATAAATGCCCTTACAGATACATTCCATCCGTGCCAGGCGATGGCTTTTGGACTTACTTTGTACGAAAAACTTAGTTTTGATAAAAAGCGTAATGTCGTGTTTATCGGTGATGGAAACAATGTATGTAATTCCATAATGGCATTATGTTCCAAACTGGGGTTCAATTTTACTGTAGTATGCCCCAAAGGTTACGAACCCGACCCTGTAATACAAAAAAGATGTCAGGAAGAATTCAAGAAATCAGGGGGTTCACTTACTCTTACCAACCAAATGAGCCCTTCAATAGAAACTGCTGATGTTTTATATACCGATGTCTGGACCAGCATGGGTCAGGAATCAGAATCCGAGAAGCGTAAAAAGGATTTTTCTGGGTTTCAGGTAAATATGGATACACTATCCCGTGCACAACCAGATATTCTGGTGACACATTGCCTCCCAGCGCACAGAGGTGAGGAAATCACAAGCGATGTATTAGATAGTGATCATAGTATAGCTTTCGATGAAGCGGAAAACCGTCTGCATGCACAAAAAGCAATAATAGTTAATCTCCTCTCATTCAACAATGGTTAA
- a CDS encoding PilZ domain-containing protein: MSLKEKFNFSSFFYSGTEKRSTERAFLTVAVTIEFGDQIIRCAECRNISHSGMLIYLNEEIPLGAQGTVTLTKKCAKRRYSFSADFEVVRKEKHKIHGKGIGIKFRHLYEEDELALRHIVEYHLALMFRSKLDISEEKLSGIEFKIAQTKDELEQAFKIVHDTYVMEKFIEPQAHGMRLTLYHSLPFTTTFIGKNKDEVVVACTLFLESVLGLPMDKIFHKELKILRNNRRLIAELGSFAVKPGWKSSSVNLAIHLHKLITQYTIKYFNLDDIVITINPKHKTYYQHVWLFEPIGREKVYKAINGNPAIAMYYNLRTAEQRMKESYENSPENCNIYDFIFKKKSSCLQWPDNHAPIIVWNKDLLHYFFEEKTSIFADSNKDDVMEVLKLYS; the protein is encoded by the coding sequence ATGTCACTAAAAGAAAAATTCAATTTTTCTTCTTTCTTTTACTCCGGCACGGAAAAGCGCAGCACGGAACGAGCATTTCTTACTGTTGCAGTTACCATAGAGTTTGGTGATCAAATTATCCGCTGTGCAGAGTGCAGAAATATCAGTCACAGCGGCATGCTCATATACCTTAACGAAGAGATACCGTTGGGTGCTCAGGGAACCGTTACTCTTACAAAAAAGTGTGCGAAACGTCGATACAGTTTTTCTGCTGACTTTGAAGTGGTACGTAAGGAAAAACATAAGATCCACGGTAAGGGGATCGGTATAAAGTTCAGACATCTCTATGAGGAAGACGAGCTGGCGCTTCGACACATTGTAGAATATCACCTTGCTCTGATGTTTAGAAGTAAATTAGATATAAGCGAGGAAAAACTTTCTGGGATTGAATTTAAAATTGCACAGACAAAAGATGAATTAGAGCAGGCATTTAAAATAGTACATGATACGTATGTAATGGAAAAGTTTATCGAGCCACAAGCGCATGGAATGCGATTAACCCTTTATCATAGTCTTCCCTTCACAACCACTTTCATTGGTAAAAACAAGGATGAAGTTGTTGTTGCCTGTACTCTTTTTCTTGAATCAGTGCTGGGGCTTCCAATGGATAAAATCTTTCACAAGGAACTTAAAATTTTAAGAAACAACCGAAGACTCATAGCTGAACTGGGATCTTTTGCAGTAAAGCCAGGTTGGAAAAGCTCGAGTGTAAATTTGGCTATTCACCTTCATAAACTCATAACTCAATATACGATAAAGTATTTCAACCTTGACGATATTGTAATAACGATTAACCCAAAACATAAAACGTATTACCAGCACGTTTGGCTTTTTGAGCCTATTGGACGAGAGAAGGTATACAAAGCAATTAATGGTAACCCCGCAATAGCCATGTACTATAATCTCCGAACAGCAGAGCAGAGGATGAAAGAAAGCTATGAAAACTCTCCGGAAAACTGTAATATCTATGATTTCATTTTCAAGAAAAAAAGCAGCTGTTTACAATGGCCAGACAACCACGCACCCATTATAGTCTGGAACAAGGATTTACTTCATTACTTTTTCGAAGAAAAAACATCAATTTTTGCCGACTCTAATAAAGATGATGTCATGGAAGTTTTGAAACTGTACAGTTAA